The Amblyomma americanum isolate KBUSLIRL-KWMA chromosome 2, ASM5285725v1, whole genome shotgun sequence genome contains the following window.
TCTGGGAGCTAGCTTTTTCAAATATTCGTCGATGAATTAGAAACTTACGCAATATGTCAGGTGGCAAGTTTCCTTCTTTTCAGCGTGAAATGCTCATAGCTGCAGGAACGCGAATTTAAGCCATACACAGTTCACATATGGGTTCACGAATGGGTTTCAAATATGAGAGGCTGTGCGCCGTAGCCGTTTGAGCAAATAAAAGTGTGCGTTTATTTATTTGCTTAAATGCATTAGCAGTATATTCCAATTTCCCCAAATATCCGTGTGGGTGTGCACGTGtgtatgtgtgaagcctccacccatTGGAGGAAGCATCCTGCCTGTCAGTATACGTCCGGGTGCCCACAGGTAAAAATTCATCTCCCACCTACAAGCCTCTGTCCACCTCCACATTCAAAAGCTTCACCCACCCACCTCAACCCTCCAGGAGCTTCCTCCCACCAGAGGCTGGTGAGAGCAGGAAAATTCAAAGGCGCAGTGGGAAGGAGATCAAAGTTAAACGTGAAACAACCAAAGTCCAAATCCAGATTTGGCGTATCTGGTCGCATCGCCCCGTATGACCGCCTGTggatttttattcattttttatgtAGTCATATACCTCATAAGTCCGAAACTTGAAACATATAGTGCGAGACCTCAGAATGCaagaataaacaatattatgcCATTTGAACTCCCAAGAAATAGCAAAGCGCATAAGAAAATATAGTGACACAAAAAGATCAGAACATTATACAATGGTTAGTGGCAATGCATTTAAATCACCTAGCACATGATGAAACATTTATACGGTGACGCATCACGAGTGCAAGAAAGCGCTGAACTTTTCTGTATATTTCATTGGGTAGCGCATGTTAGCAATGTGCTCTGAAAGAGCATTCCAGCGCTTCATAGCTCGTAGCAACCCAGAAGGGTTAAGCGTGTGTTTGGCTTGGTTTTATagtgtttaacgccccaaagcgactcaggctatgaggaacgcagtagtggagggctctggataaagTCTACCACCTGaggtccgtcatagcctgagtcgctttgggacgttaaaccctcataaatcataaagcatttcgcctccatcgaaatgcgaccgccgcggccgggatcgaacccgtgtctttcggttcGACAGCAGagcaccatatccactgagccaccgcggcggctggcaaACTGAGTTCTGCCGGATAGACGTTCAGACCTTAGGTATATATGTAGGAGACGTGAATTGCGATTTGGCCAACCGAATGGCAATGTGGACGCATCACTTCGATCAGTTTGGGCAGTAGGCAAAGGAATGTGGCATCCCTAGGAGATCTTACGAGATATCCCTCACACGAACAGAATCTATTTTTTCTTGTAATCAACATGCGGTCCGTCCATAAAAATAGAAGATCCTCGACTCACGACAAAGGGAAGTTAGGAGCTGCTCGCCCATTGGGAACGAGAAATGGCGCCTTAAGGGCGAATATAAGGCGCGTTCATGAGAATACATTCTCGCGTGGCGGGAGCGAGAACACGCGCGTACGGCCCAGGCATGGTTGCTTCCCTGATGTCGGAGTCAAATTCACTGAAATGCAAGAACCCAAACCCCACTTCTTCACCTCTATTTACCAATCGCCCCGGATAGTGGCACGCATTAAGTAATGCAACCGCCGCCTGCGCCACGGCATAATGGTAATTAAAAGTTGGCGACCGTCAGGGCCGAGATACGAAAATTGTCTAATGTATACCCTATAGGCTGCGTAAAGTGCGAAAGTGAGTGCGAGCAGGGGATCCTCAAAACGGCACGCGCACCATCGGTTGGTCCATCGGTATGAACCTCTGCTGTGCTGCACCCTCACCAGAGTCGAGTAGAAATAGTCCCGTTACCCGTAGCTCTCCCGTGTTTTTCCTAATCCGCTCGGCGACTCCGCCTCCACCGTCTCGTTCAGCGCAGCTAGGGCAGCACTTCGCCTTCACTGCGATGCTGTCTGCCTCATCCCGCATAGAGCTGGCTGTACTCCACACCCACCTGCCACGCGCCGTCGGGGTCACATGTGGAGCAGGGCGAGCGCCCGCCGTTACGTAATTCGATTGACGGCGGCGCACAACTCTGCCGCGAACACAGAGGCGCCATCCATCGGCGCGATGCGGAAGCGAAATTGAGGGGacattaagctccgcctttatagtatgacgcgacagcgttaattggtCCCTTAAGCGGCATGGCGTCCTCTTTACGTATCACTCTGCAGGCACGGACACCGTTctctattttgttttattttcttactttttaaattttcattttacctttgtctttatttttactttatcACAAGAAACACAagcctccctttaaccaagtcgaacgagCGTTTCTCAGTGATCGAGGGGTAGCGCGTCCGGTCTACGACCCAAGGGGCAATGGTTGGAGTCCCACCTCGACCATTTTTCTTTCAATCGTTGTAGGGTGTTTAAATTACCCGCGCGAAGTCGTGTGATGGAACGACCCTCTTGACCAATCCCTATTTTCTTGACACGCCAATGCCAACTAGGAAGCCGGCTTCTTCGCTGATCGGGACCCTTCACGCTACCGCGTTAAAACTGTGTGACGGCGTGGGCCGTATGTCGAGGGTGGAAGGCTAGCAGAAACAGCCCCAGCGGCCAAATTTCCCTCACGCTTTCTCAAATACATCTTTGGCACCGGGCCTCATTAGGTGCACCTGCTCACTCAACACGCCCGTAGTTATGATGCCCTCGAGGCAGCTGGTTTATATGACATGCTTATCAGCCTGAAACGCGCCTTCCTTTGTTCATAGAGATTAACCGAGACTACAATTGTGGTGTTGACTGGCAAGCGAGGGCTTTGCGCTCTCTGCAAATGGAATGTGTTCACTGAATGATTCAGTCCGCCTCCCTGAGTAGAAAAGAGATTTCTTGCAACCTTCCGATCAGAAAACTCCCAGCTTTTCGCACGTGTGTCAGGCTGCGGTACGGGGATCGGTAAGCAGAAGGGAATCGTTTTTCCACAGCACGAAAGCAGCTTTTTGTGCAACACAGAGCGTCGATAAGGTGTTAATCATCACACTGTCGTGATTAACGTGCCGCATGTAAATTTGTTGAGTGCATGGAAAAACATATACATAATGCTGCGCAATATTGTGACCACGCGTATGTCAGGCATATTGGGCAATCCGTGAACGATGATTAAAGAACAATACGCATGAAAAATACCCATTAGTTAAAAATTCTGGCTAAATATTGCTCGAGCTGCTCTTGTCATCCGTAATTTGTCAGTATTAATTATGCCTCTCTCAAAACGTCAGAACATTGGAGTGGAAATTAGTTTTCTACATAGTATCAGTATGTTACAGTGTGTGCGTCAGCGCCCCATTTGCAACGCTCAGCGCCAAAGAACTTTAAATAATGAAGAAGGATACCGTGTGATGTTGTATTCACGTGTTTGTGTTCGGTAGCAATATCAATCTCAGTGTGACCATGTCTCTACTACTTATCCCATACAGTTTCACTTTTTCAAAAGGTCAGTTGATAATATGCGCCCACCTGCGTAGTCTATATGCATTGTGCTACAGTTTGTGTGCCCTGTTTAGTAGCTTTCCAGGCCAGCCACCTAAAAATAGCTTCGACTGCCACAATTACAACGTGAACTATTTCCTCTTAAACTGCATTCCTTCCCAACGTAAATGCCAGATCAATACAAAATTAATGGTGCACGGCTTGGTCTATGAccttaaacactgaaaaaacggtCTTACTTCGCGTCACGAACAAAAAACAACCAATTTCATCTTCATATTGGATCAATAATACTCAAATAAAGGAAGTCACAGAacacaaatacctaggcgttacgtTTACAAACGCTCTTTCATTGTCCAAACGCATTGATAACATTTACGCATCTGTCTCTCGAAAACTCGGCTTTCTGCGTCATAAGCTGAAAACAGCACCTCCTGATTTAAAACTGCTAGCCTACAGAACTTACATATTGCCGAAATTAGGGTATGCAGCCATAGTATGGGATCCCTTTCATCTTAAGCATAAACAAACTTGAAATGGTTCAGAGGCGAGCAGTGAGGTTAATTTTCAACAAGTTCAGGCCCATTGATTCCCCGTCACAACTCATGGCTGAAAACCGTATCCCTGCCTTAGAATCGCGAAGAACTATAGCACGACTTAAATTTCTTTTCGCGACGTATGATAAGTAGCTGGAATTTAGCGGACGGCCATACATTCAATGTTACCTACCATGCGCGTCAAGGCACCGTCACGCTCACAATTTTCTGCCTTTCCATGCCCGCACTAACttgtataaatttttttttcctcatacaGTTAGTCAGTGGAATGATCTCCCCTCTCAAACTTTTTCCACTGACAATTTTGACCAGCCGCTGCTGTATTTTGCGTAGTAACATTCTGTGCCGTTTCTTCCGTACTTTCATCAGGTTATCATTATTCTGACGGGTGGCGTATGCAAGTTCATTTCTGTGGAGAGTATGTGAAGATCATTCTACAAAACTGAAATGCGTGCTTGTTCACTTTTGTTATCTTTCACATGTTAAACGCAAGAGCATATGTATAATTGATGTTAATCGGAAGAAAATGCACGACACACTCACCTGCTTGGTCTCCTTCAGgccgcagtatttgtaaataataataataataataataataataataataataataataataataataaacccaTACATGTTATAAACAGAGGGATTGCAATGCAACTTGCATTAAAAAAATGGAATTATATTTGAAGTGATTGACAAAAAAAACTCCATTTCAtaattggttctgtgagagtgaaAAACCACTACTGCCCCACCTTCAGCGGGTTTAAGGGCAGCAACGATAATCAAGATAAACTAACCAATGTTTTGTCCAGCTTACAATAATCTGTCTATTACAAAAATGTCTGTCTATTATTTCTTGAAGAGGTAATGTGTATTCTGAGGCTCTTGCAGTGGTTTTAATTACATCCTCTCAACTTTCCTCTATTTAGCATTACCTTCGCAGCGCCTATTGCATCCGTAACTCATAATGAAGATGCTGCCAGACCACTGCAAGAAGCAGATGTTCGCCCATCTCTGACTGAAAGAGATGTGAGCTACGAAGAGGATTCATACGAAAGCAATATCGGCAGCAAATCAGAAGAGGGCAGCCAGTCGGAAGAAGGCAGTCAGTCGGAAGAGGGCAGCCAGTCGGAAGAAGGCAGCCAGTCGGAAGAGGGCAGTCAGTCGGAAGAAGGCAGCCAGTCAGAGGAAGGTAGCCAATCAGAGGAAGGAAGTCAGTCCGAGGAGGGCAGCCAGTCTCATGAAGGCAGTCAGTCGGAAGAAGGCAGCCAATCGGAAGAGGGAAGTGGATCGGAAGAAGGCAGCCAGTCGGAGGAAGGCAGCCAGTCGGAAGAGGGCAGCCAGTCAGAGGAAGGTAGCCAATCGGAGGAAGGAAGTCAGTCAGAAGAAGGTAGCCAATCGGAGGAAGGAAGTCAGTCAGAGGAGGGCAGCCAGTCAGAAGAAGGCAGCCAGTCGGAGGAAAGCAGCCAGTCGGAAGAAGGCAGCCAATCGGAAGAGGGAAGCGGATCGGAGGAAGGCAGCCAGTCGGAGGAGGGCAGCCAATCGGAAGAGGGAAGTGGATCGGAAGAAGGCAGCCAGTCAGAGGAGGGCAGCCAGTCGGAGGAAGGCAGCCAGTCGGAAGAGGGCAGCCAGTCAGAGGAAGGTAGCCAATCGGAGGAAGGAAGTCACTCAGAGGATAGCAGCCAGTCAGAAGAAGGCAGCCAGTCTGAAGAAGGCAGCCAGTCGGAAGAAGGCAGCCAATCGGAAGAGGGCAGCCGGTCTGAAGAGGGCAGCCAATCGGAGGAGGGCAGCCAGTCGGAAGAAGACAGCCAATCGGAGGAAGGAAGTCAGTCAGAGGAGGGCAGCCAGTCAGAAGAAGGCAGCCAGTCGGAGGAAGGCAGCCAGTCGGAAGAAGGCAGCCAATCAGAAGAGGGAAGCGGATCGGAAGACGGCAGCCGGTCTGAAGAGGGCAGCCAGTCGGAGGAAGGCAGCCAGTCGGAGAAGGGCAGCCAGTCAGAAGAAGGCAGCCAATCGGAAGAGGGAAGTGGATCGGAAGAAGGCAGCCAGTCGGAGGAAGGCAGCCAGTCGGAAGAGGGCAGCCAGTCAGAGGAGAACAGCCATCCGGAAGAAAGCGGCCAATCGGAGGAAGGAAGTCAGTCAGAGGAGGGCAGCCAGTCGGAGGAAGGCAGCCAGTCGGAAGAAGGCAGCCAATCGGAAGAGGGAAGTGGATCGGAAGAGGGCAGCCGGTCTGAGGAAGGCAGCCAGTCGGAGGAAGGCAGCCAGTCGGAAGAAGGCAGCCAATCGGAAGAGGGAAGTGGATCGGAAGAAGGCAGCCAGTCAGAGGAGGGCAGCCAGTCGGAAGAGGGCAGCCAGTCGGAAGAGGGTAGCCAATCGGAGGAAGGAAGTCAGTCAGAGGATGGAAGTCAGTCAGAAGAAGGCAGCCAGTCTGAAGAAGGCAGCCAGTCGGAAGAAGGCAGCCAATCGGAAGAGGGAAGCGGATCGGAAGAGGGCAGCCAATCGGAGGAAGGCAGCCAGTCGGAAGAGGGCAGCCAGTCGGAAGAAGGCAGCGAATCGGAAGAGggcagccagtcggaagaaagcaGCGAATCGGAAGAGGGCAGCCATTCAGAAGAAGGTAGCCAATCGGAGGAAAGAAGTCAGTCAGAGGAGGGCAGCCAGTCAGAGGAAGGTAGTCAGTCAGAGGAGGGCAGCCAGTCAGAAGGAAGCCAATCGGAGGAAGGAAGTCAGTCAGAGGAGGGCAGCCAGTCAGAAGAAGGCAGCCAGTCGGAGGAAGGCAGCCAGTCGGAGGAGGGCAGCCAGTCGGAAGAAGGCAGCGGGTCGGAAGAAGGCAGCGGGTCCGAAGAAGGAAGCCGGTCAGAAGAGGGCAGCCAGTCGGAAGCGAGCAGCCAGTCGGAAGAGGGCAGCCAGTCGGAAGAAGGCAGCCAGTCGGAAGAGGGCAGCCAGTCAGAGGCAGGTAGCCAATCGGAGGAAGGAAGTCAGTCCGAGGAGGGCAGCCAGTCCGAAGAAGGCAGCCAGTCAGAAGGAAGTCAGTCAGAGGAGGGCAGCCAGTCAGAAGAAGGCAGCCAGTCGGAAGAAGGCAGCCAGTCGGAAGAAGGCAGCCAGTCAGAGGAAGGCAGCGAGTCAGAGGAAGGAAGCGAGTCAGAGGAGGGCAGCCAATCAGAAGAGAGATAATTAAATGAGGATAACCAATTATGATTTTGTCAATGACAGTCTGTAGCATCGATTGGACAACTCCATGTTGATTGCACTAAATAAAATTTTCATGCTGCCTTTAACTTCATCACGTTTGTGTCTTCTGTCTGCTTATTTACGTTTCAGAACCGTCTAAATAGGCTGAGCCCTGCGCACACAAAAGCACGTCTCAGATTCCAAGGCATCCTTCACTAACAGCTGCATTATCATTGTATAAGATGAATCCTTCTGAATGGTCTGCATTTATTCTATCTCTGGACATGTATTTGAGCGTCCAGTGCAGTAAAAAAGGGGGGACGATGCCCCCTTTTGTGCGATATCTTTGACACCCCGTTTAATTCCTTCCATATTGCAAGGAATAAATGTCACATTGTGGTGTCCATTCGTTACAAGGGAAAAAAAAGTATGTGATGTATATTCTTTCCTTCACTGCATAAATACTGAGCCTTAGATATACTAAGATCATAAAGGTTTTTGCTATAAATCCTGTATTAAAGTGCTTGATTGCATTTCACTCGGTATTACAGCAACGGACATATTGCATGAGGAACGACAATAAAAACTGGATTTCTTGCAGTACAATGGCATGCAAAGAATCGCTTACAAGAAGGCAAGCGGTGCCCTTTGATCGAATGCTGAAGTTCACAGTAATTGCAGTTTTCCACATGTGTGATCAATTTTAAGTACACTGAAATCTAGACGACGTGGTCTTTTCGCCATACTCTGCCAACTGCGTAGAAGCATCCCCAAGGTTTGCCTTGCTGTCTAATTGAAAACCTTCACCAGTGTTTAAGAATTTATAACTGTAGGATTGCTACTGTTTGCATTTTAATCAGTGGCACAGATCTCATTTCACACAAGAATTCGAATTTTCAGAAAAACTGTGAAGCTGACTATGAAGTTCAAACTTTGTGGCACCCAGACtgcatgaaaaaattgaaaattggttgttggggaaaggaaatgcatcgtgaggaaagggataaaggagggactgaaagaagaaaggaagaaaagtgccgtagtggagggctctagaaaaATTTCAACCccctcgggatctttaacatgcagtgacattgcacagcacacgggcgccttagcgtttttcctccataaaaacgcagccgctgcggcagGTTCGAACCCAAGTACTCCagcttagtagccgagcgcccaaacccaaagtcagtctttcgccgctgcgtttcgctgggcattccttctccACCTTCGTctctggacgtggattcactcttcctctctccactcctcccccactcggttatGCCAGAGCGCCGCACCGCcagcagctgccacggtggccacggcgccgccacactgaaagctcgaaatgctagcgtaatgtaggtgCGCGGCGCGCGCACCAGCTGCTTGCTcagacgtcactccgcgcatgcgcacaactgacgaggcgggcggcgtctgctccgccgtcggcgcagcggtaAGGCGCGCGgcacgcacaccagctgcgggctataaCATCACTccgcacatgcgcacagctggtggAGCGgcggtgccacggctcagcgcgcagccacgctgacctcgcgaagtggctggcgtagtgtagctatcgctacaaaagtaaaagcaatgaaaaaagatAGATGCAGCCAATAATGTTTGAAAACGTAGAtatgaaaggtgtgtctggctttgctttttgtacgggtgtttatattttatgcccagctTTCAAATCAGTagaagtgttgcagcaacaccgagcgcccCTGATGGCCAAGGCAGTACATAAAACCTGCTACTGCTGATGAGCGTAGgcgttgcagttcttttaaggaagcaattagaataaaaaattgtctgagctcaacgaatgaacagactACCCCACTTCAATTTTAACACACTTACTTCAGCCGCCTCAAGCACAGCAGCAGGTGccaagcctcaacgactgtttcacgtttgggctgcaccgtgtagcagcaCCACTGCTCCTTTGAGCTTTCGGTCCTTTAGCGAAAAGAactgcctttgctggaaaggtctttgaggaatgccatgtgacaggggcaTAAGAGAATTTCTAACAGTTGCAAGAATGAAACTCCTCTAGGTATAGCCTCACAGAGGCAAATGCGGCCCATTTCAGCCACCTTCTCCTTTCCACCACAGTAGTAATTGATCAGGGGTGCAATAGATCACCCACTACAATTCTATGTTTCTCATACACAGAAAAAAGCATTCACATCTGGCACAATATTTAAAGCATGACAGCAATGT
Protein-coding sequences here:
- the LOC144118645 gene encoding uncharacterized protein LOC144118645, producing the protein MRMANFHPLLGLLTAAVCISITFAAPIASVTHNEDAARPLQEADVRPSLTERDVSYEEDSYESNIGSKSEEGSQSEEGSQSEEGSQSEEGSQSEEGSQSEEGSQSEEGSQSEEGSQSEEGSQSHEGSQSEEGSQSEEGSGSEEGSQSEEGSQSEEGSQSEEGSQSEEGSQSEEGSQSEEGSQSEEGSQSEEGSQSEESSQSEEGSQSEEGSGSEEGSQSEEGSQSEEGSGSEEGSQSEEGSQSEEGSQSEEGSQSEEGSQSEEGSHSEDSSQSEEGSQSEEGSQSEEGSQSEEGSRSEEGSQSEEGSQSEEDSQSEEGSQSEEGSQSEEGSQSEEGSQSEEGSQSEEGSGSEDGSRSEEGSQSEEGSQSEKGSQSEEGSQSEEGSGSEEGSQSEEGSQSEEGSQSEENSHPEESGQSEEGSQSEEGSQSEEGSQSEEGSQSEEGSGSEEGSRSEEGSQSEEGSQSEEGSQSEEGSGSEEGSQSEEGSQSEEGSQSEEGSQSEEGSQSEDGSQSEEGSQSEEGSQSEEGSQSEEGSGSEEGSQSEEGSQSEEGSQSEEGSESEEGSQSEESSESEEGSHSEEGSQSEERSQSEEGSQSEEGSQSEEGSQSEGSQSEEGSQSEEGSQSEEGSQSEEGSQSEEGSQSEEGSGSEEGSGSEEGSRSEEGSQSEASSQSEEGSQSEEGSQSEEGSQSEAGSQSEEGSQSEEGSQSEEGSQSEGSQSEEGSQSEEGSQSEEGSQSEEGSQSEEGSESEEGSESEEGSQSEER